One segment of Salvelinus alpinus chromosome 1, SLU_Salpinus.1, whole genome shotgun sequence DNA contains the following:
- the LOC139539144 gene encoding ankyrin repeat domain-containing protein SOWAHB-like, with protein MATDFTQDSVLHFLQFKGGRVKNSELLAHFKTFLRDHENQTLNRQLFKTFVNSVAVVKPEEGVSYVVLRKKCLGQVAGDIASAYHSPKPPARQQPEPQAIRRERVQSSRTPVNRNRQRGQKGLIETHFHELHVPPGDTNQLTDKVLASAGIVDNNNVETTINYEKPIQCSSPHVPPPIYNRDAPFLPSYNASISKGSEDRSGQSFEAEWELNHKGIYIRGSKLGQQSKEPKRKRSYPPPEFLYTEVKPPAPQPTQVPQNAVQPQRKTSEADHRRAATGWPLLTTLEHASSSPCLSDGYSPSAAPHAPLTPDPQVTRSNGNLDGSYHLHHRIPQQPRPKQDGLPAAPLHATPASQLTQSNGSLPIPQKDGVPAPVPDIQYPEEGRAAVTQSGAQTLPFPCSLSLDSAYQYHTPAGSTGGSGYPEHHHHQGSSDFSFSHSSLSLAQSLDSRDEWPQRSPREEWASNETLSYQGLNYPGEQQRVKVHEVLCRAQEAKLLSQMHRAERRAPWPHHHSTGYLDDEANRALSWHHSTGHLHDDNGSKSIESISLPGSDPEHLLRPPVRRISSRFRSRMCRSLGADMDQLFPEDSVSARHHRLHLLSSNLSISHSFSTPTSRTPSYRDLRGEMHSGASSNKSLNGASNSGGHDSSYFHRHDLVPLEAKEHDWLVKGATGTWIDIYTLFRDEPSLLTKRDFITGYTILHWIAKHGDHRVLNTLWYGVNKAGLKLDVDVKTTCGYTPLHLASIHANKKMIRLLVYKFRANVALRDTSGKKAWQYLGQTGPKDLLEMLGGPHCWTSTGGSVTPQSSGERPTRHAATSATVKKSTSITGFLKHKTLVKFPGSQSPDSFV; from the coding sequence ATGGCTACCGATTTTACTCAGGATTCGGTGTTGCACTTTCTCCAATTCAAGGGTGGGAGAGTGAAGAACTCTGAACTGTTGGCGCACTTCAAAACTTTCCTACGCGACCACGAGAACCAGACGCTCAACCGGCAACTGTTTAAAACGTTTGTGAACTCTGTGGCTGTGGTGAAACCAGAGGAGGGAGTATCATACGTTGTGCTAAGGAAGAAATGTCTGGGGCAGGTTGCTGGAGACATCGCCTCCGCATACCACTCACCCAAGCCTCCCGCTAGACAACAACCGGAGCCACAGGcgatacggagagagagagtccagtcATCGAGAACTCCGGTAAACCGAAACCGGCAGAGAGGTCAGAAGGGACTGATTGAGACCCACTTTCATGAATTACACGTTCCACCAGGCGACACCAACCAACTCACCGACAAGGTATTAGCCTCGGCTGGAATTGTCGACAACAACAATGTGGAAACAACTATCAATTACGAAAAGCCTATCCAATGCTCCTCGCCACATGTGCCACCTCCTATATACAACAGAGATGCACCATTCCTCCCATCGTACAATGCATCAATATCAAAGGGGTCAGAAGATAGGAGTGGTCAGAGCTTTGAAGCAGAATGGGAACTGAATCACAAAGGTATTTACATCAGAGGTTCCAAACTTGGCCAGCAGTCAAAAGAACCAAAGAGGAAGAGGTCCTATCCGCCCCCTGAGTTCCTGTACACAGAGGTGAAACCTCCAGCGCCTCAGCCAACACAGGTGCCACAGAATGCAGTGCAGCCACAGAGGAAAACTTCTGAAGCTGACCACAGAAGAGCAGCTACAGGATGGCCACTGCTCACCACTCTAGAGCATGCCAGCTCCTCTCCTTGTTTATCTGATGGCTACAGTCCTTCTGCTGCTCCACACGctcccctgacccctgacccccagGTGACGCGGAGTAATGGCAACTTGGATGGCAGTTATCACCTCCACCATAGGATCCCACAGCAGCCCAGACCAAAACAAGATGGACTCCCAGCAGCTCCACTGCACGCTACACCTGCCTCTCAGCTGACGCAGAGCAATGGCAGCCTACCTATACCACAGAAGGATGGAGTCCCAGCCCCTGTTCCTGACATCCAGTATCCGGAAGAGGGAAGAGCTGCTGTTACCCAGTCCGGAGCCCAGACCCTGCCTTTCCCATGCAGCCTATCCCTGGACTCTGCCTACCAGTACCACACTCCTGCTGGGTCTACGGGTGGGTCTGGGTACCCtgagcaccaccaccaccagggcAGCTCTGACTTCTCCTTCAGCCACAGCAGTCTCTCCCTAGCCCAGTCACTGGACTCCAGGGATGAGTGGCCCCAGCGCTCCCCTAGAGAGGAGTGGGCCAGCAATGAAACCCTCAGCTACCAGGGCCTGAACTACCCAGGTGAGCAGCAGAGGGTCAAAGTGCACGAGGTGCTCTGCCGTGCTCAGGAGGCCAAACTGCTCTCTCAGATGCACCGCGCCGAGAGGAGAGCGCCCTGGCCTCACCATCACTCCACCGGTTACCTTGACGATGAGGCGAACAGAGCGTTGTCATGGCACCACTCCACAGGTCATCTCCATGATGACAATGGGTCCAAGTCCATTGAGTCCATCTCTCTTCCTGGTTCAGACCCCGAGCACCTCCTCCGACCCCCTGTTCGGCGAATCAGCAGCCGGTTCCGCAGCCGTATGTGTCGCAGCCTCGGCGCCGACATGGACCAACTGTTCCCGGAGGACAGCGTCTCGGCACGGCACCAccgcctccacctcctctcctccaacctCAGCATCAGCCACTCCTTCTCCACCCCCACCTCTCGTACACCCAGCTACAGAGACCTGAGGGGGGAGATGCACTCCGGGGCCTCCAGTAACAAGAGCCTGAACGGAGCCTCTAACTCTGGCGGCCATGACAGCTCCTACTTCCACCGCCACGATCTGGTCCCCCTGGAGGCGAAGGAACATGACTGGCTGGTGAAGGGCGCCACTGGGACCTGGATCGACATCTACACCCTGTTCAGAGATGAACCCAGCCTCCTCACCAAGAGAGACTTCATCACTGGTTATACCATCCTGCACTGGATCGCTAAACATGGAGACCACCGGGTCCTCAACACACTCTGGTACGGAGTCAACAAAGCCGGGTTGAAACTGGACGTGGATGTGAAGACTACCTGTGGCTACACGCCTCTTCACCTGGCCTCCATCCACGCGAACAAGAAGATGATCCGACTGCTTGTTTATAAGTTCAGGGCTAACGTGGCCCTCAGGGATACCAGTGGGAAGAAGGCCTGGCAGTACCTGGGCCAGACCGGCCCCAAGGACCTGTTAGAGATGCTAGGGGGCCCTCACTGCTGGACTTCCACAGGGGGTAGCGTTACACCCCAGTCCTCAGGGGAGAGACCCACAAGGCACGCTGCAACCTCGGCCACGGTAAAGAAGTCCACGTCCATCACTGGGTTCCTCAAGCATAAAACCCTGGTGAAGTTCCCAGGATCTCAGTCTCCCGACTCCTTTGTGTGA
- the LOC139539151 gene encoding cyclin-I-like isoform X1, with the protein MRKFAEPLESQRLSFLLEKAASREAQMWKAYVPKKTYTGVQDTDISPAQRDEAVCWLIDLHSDTKLYPETLSLTISILDRFLGAIKARPKYLRCIAIACYFLAAKTSEEDERVPLLRDLASSSRCGCSPSEILRMERIILDKLNWDLHAATPLEFLHIFHAMVLSCKSRFAVGLLGCNPSQHLSVLTQQLHYCLADSALLQPLSRGSMLALALVSLELENICPDGLALTVLLLRKAQIDSSQLIRCQALVSRRLSTQEVSLPPNTVYIYQPLHRIPSLAPDPCDREGESSTRLHSPVTDPRDRSLSWVSSSTTLLRVHGPPMPRHQPHQVHLRSKLSAKRKVEEMEVDEFYDGIKRLYSDESGGPPEGPLGGCSVLLVRQEGNNSPLPPLQPVSVT; encoded by the exons ATGAGGAAGTTTGCCGAACCCTTGGAAAGCCAGAGGCTGTCTTTTCTTCTGGAAAAGGCCGCCTCTAGGGAAGCCCAGATGTGGAAGGCGTACGTGCCCAAAAAGACGTATACCGGCGTTCAG GATACAGACATCTCCCCTGCCCAGCGTGATGAGGCTGTGTGCTGGCTCATTGACCTGCACAGTGACACCAAGCTCTATCCAGAGACCCTCTCCCTAACCATCAGTATTTTAGACAGGTTTTTAGGCGCTATAAAG gCCCGTCCAAAGTACCTCCGCTGCATCGCCATCGCCTGTTACTTCCTGGCTGCCAAAACCAGCGAGGAAGACGAG CGTGTGCCGTTGCTGCGTGACTTGGCCAGCAGCAGCAGATGTGGCTGTTCCCCATCAGAGATACTGAGAATGGAGAGGATCATTCTGGATAAACTGAACTGGGACCTGCACGCTGCCACACCGCTGGAATTTCTACACATT TTCCATGCCATGGTGCTGTCTTGCAAGTCCCGGTTCGCGGTGGGTCTGCTGGGATGTAACCCGTCGCAGCACCTGTCAGTGTTGACCCAGCAGCTGCACTACTGCCTGGCCGACAGCGCCCTGCTACAGCCCCTCTCCCGGGGATCCATGCTGGCGCTGGCCCTCGTCTCCCTGGAGCTGGAGAATATCTGCCCTGACGGGCTGGCTCTCACTGTCCTCTTGCTCAGGAAAGCACAG ATCGACAGTTCTCAACTCATCCGCTGTCAAGCGCTGGTTTCACGTCGCCTGTCCACACAGGAAGTTTCCCTGCCTCCCAACACTGTCTACATCTACCAGCCCCTGCACCGCATCCCCAGTCTGGCCCCAGACCCCTGCGACAGGGAAGGAGAGTCCAGCACCAGGCTCCACTCCCCAGTCACAGACCCCAGGGACCGAAGCCTCTCCTgggtctcctcctccaccaccctgCTCCGGGTCCACGGTCCGCCCATGCCCCGCCACCAACCCCACCAAGTCCACCTGCGCAGCAAGCTCTCAGCTAAGCGCAAG gtggaggagatggaggtCGACGAATTCTACGACGGTATCAAGCGGCTCTACAGCGACGAGAGCGGGGGCCCTCCGGAGGGGCCTCTAGGGGGGTGCAGTGTCCTGCTAGTCAGGCAGGAGGGCAACAATTCCCCCTTGCCCCCTCTCCAACCCGTCAGTGTCACATAG
- the LOC139539151 gene encoding cyclin-I-like isoform X2 — MRKFAEPLESQRLSFLLEKAASREAQMWKAYVPKKTYTGVQDTDISPAQRDEAVCWLIDLHSDTKLYPETLSLTISILDRFLGAIKARPKYLRCIAIACYFLAAKTSEEDERVPLLRDLASSSRCGCSPSEILRMERIILDKLNWDLHAATPLEFLHIFHAMVLSCKSRFAVGLLGCNPSQHLSVLTQQLHYCLADSALLQPLSRGSMLALALVSLELENICPDGLALTVLLLRKAQIDSSQLIRCQALVSRRLSTQEVSLPPNTVYIYQPLHRIPSLAPDPCDREGESSTRLHSPVTDPRDRSLSWVSSSTTLLRVHGPPMPRHQPHQVHLRSKLSAKRKVRAWLLHQPEWRRWRSTNSTTVSSGSTATRAGALRRGL; from the exons ATGAGGAAGTTTGCCGAACCCTTGGAAAGCCAGAGGCTGTCTTTTCTTCTGGAAAAGGCCGCCTCTAGGGAAGCCCAGATGTGGAAGGCGTACGTGCCCAAAAAGACGTATACCGGCGTTCAG GATACAGACATCTCCCCTGCCCAGCGTGATGAGGCTGTGTGCTGGCTCATTGACCTGCACAGTGACACCAAGCTCTATCCAGAGACCCTCTCCCTAACCATCAGTATTTTAGACAGGTTTTTAGGCGCTATAAAG gCCCGTCCAAAGTACCTCCGCTGCATCGCCATCGCCTGTTACTTCCTGGCTGCCAAAACCAGCGAGGAAGACGAG CGTGTGCCGTTGCTGCGTGACTTGGCCAGCAGCAGCAGATGTGGCTGTTCCCCATCAGAGATACTGAGAATGGAGAGGATCATTCTGGATAAACTGAACTGGGACCTGCACGCTGCCACACCGCTGGAATTTCTACACATT TTCCATGCCATGGTGCTGTCTTGCAAGTCCCGGTTCGCGGTGGGTCTGCTGGGATGTAACCCGTCGCAGCACCTGTCAGTGTTGACCCAGCAGCTGCACTACTGCCTGGCCGACAGCGCCCTGCTACAGCCCCTCTCCCGGGGATCCATGCTGGCGCTGGCCCTCGTCTCCCTGGAGCTGGAGAATATCTGCCCTGACGGGCTGGCTCTCACTGTCCTCTTGCTCAGGAAAGCACAG ATCGACAGTTCTCAACTCATCCGCTGTCAAGCGCTGGTTTCACGTCGCCTGTCCACACAGGAAGTTTCCCTGCCTCCCAACACTGTCTACATCTACCAGCCCCTGCACCGCATCCCCAGTCTGGCCCCAGACCCCTGCGACAGGGAAGGAGAGTCCAGCACCAGGCTCCACTCCCCAGTCACAGACCCCAGGGACCGAAGCCTCTCCTgggtctcctcctccaccaccctgCTCCGGGTCCACGGTCCGCCCATGCCCCGCCACCAACCCCACCAAGTCCACCTGCGCAGCAAGCTCTCAGCTAAGCGCAAGGTGAGAGCTTGGCTACTCCATCAACCGGA gtggaggagatggaggtCGACGAATTCTACGACGGTATCAAGCGGCTCTACAGCGACGAGAGCGGGGGCCCTCCGGAGGGGCCTCTAG